In one Lycium barbarum isolate Lr01 chromosome 7, ASM1917538v2, whole genome shotgun sequence genomic region, the following are encoded:
- the LOC132601361 gene encoding uncharacterized protein LOC132601361 — translation MESRSWMYNRTNDRRGGMRQEFVDGVDAFVDYAMTLETFQINGLVRCPCVVCQCRNYEIPEIVRLHLYKDGFEENYTVWTSHGETDSSFGRFQNFVVGESSRAVQPNVQNSRMHDMVQDAYGIHSEFESGNHDEEAPNEEASRFFEQLKNASRPLYEGSPHSQLSIAVRLLSIKADWNVPQGAMDAVISLIHELVDPKLEIPENYYKGKRLVSKLGLSSMRIDCCENGCMLYYKGDNGLESCKFCGRAHFKRTRSGKRVAIKAMHYLPFTPRLKRLYASNSSAPHMR, via the coding sequence ATGGAATCTCGTAGTTGGATGTATAATAGGACAAATGACCGCCGAGGGGGCAtgaggcaagaatttgtagacggTGTTGATGCTTTTGTTGACTATGCAATGACACTTGAAACTTTTCAAATTAATGGCTTGGTCAGGTGCCCTTGTGTAGTATGTCAATGTAGGAATTACGAAATACCAGAGATTGTTAGGCTTCATCTCTATAAAGACgggtttgaagaaaattataCAGTGTGGACTAGTCATGGAGAAACGGATAGTAGTTTTGGTAGATTTCAAAACTTTGTTGTTGGTGAAAGTAGTAGGGCGGTGCAACCTAATGTCCAAAATTCTAGAATGCACGACATGGTTCAAGATGCTTATGGGATACATTCCGAATTTGAATCCGGTAACCATGATGAAGAAGCTCCAAATGAAGAAGCTAGTCGTTTTTTTGAACAGTTGAAAAATGCTAGTCGGCCTTTATATGAAGGGAGTCCCCACTCTCAATTGTCTATTGCTGTTAGATTATTAAGCATCAAAGCAGATTGGAATGTTCCTCAAGGTGCAATGGATGCTGTGATTAGCCTTATACATGAATTAGTTGACCCGAAATTAGAGATACCTGAAAATTACTATAAGGGAAAAAGATTAGTGTCTAAGTTAGGACTCTCGTCGATGAGAATTGATTGTTGTGAAAATGGATGCATGCTATACTATAAAGGTGACAACGGTCTAGAATCTTGTAAGTTTTGTGGAAGAGCTCATTTTAAGCGGACTCGTAGCGGGAAGAGGGTTGCTATTAAGGCGATGCATTACTTACCTTTTACAccaaggttaaagaggttgtatgCATCAAATAGCTCCGCTCCTCATATGAGATGA